A genomic window from Gemmatimonadota bacterium includes:
- a CDS encoding riboflavin synthase, producing the protein MFTGIVEAVGEVTRLEPRGREGRRMSLRAPGLVASLALGDSVAVDGACLTVETLSEDGFTVTAVEATLARTILGGYREGSGVNLERAARLGDRMDGHLVQGHVDGVGTLQEVGGGEASRVLRFRIPAAIWRQTVSQGSIAINGVSLTVQRLLPPDEVEIAIIPFTAQHTNLGRLEPGARVNVEGDLIAKYVGRMLAPHTGAAAEPDPARPAGDPEEERT; encoded by the coding sequence ATGTTCACCGGGATCGTGGAGGCCGTCGGCGAGGTGACGCGGCTGGAGCCGCGAGGCCGGGAGGGCCGGCGGATGTCACTGCGGGCGCCCGGCCTCGTCGCCTCGCTCGCGCTCGGGGACTCCGTGGCCGTCGACGGCGCCTGCCTGACCGTGGAGACGCTCTCCGAAGACGGATTCACCGTGACGGCCGTCGAGGCTACGCTCGCGCGGACGATCCTGGGCGGGTACCGGGAAGGCAGCGGCGTGAACCTCGAGCGGGCGGCCCGCCTGGGCGATCGCATGGACGGTCACCTGGTGCAGGGCCACGTGGACGGCGTGGGCACCCTGCAGGAGGTGGGCGGGGGGGAGGCTTCGCGCGTCCTGCGCTTCCGGATCCCCGCGGCGATCTGGCGCCAGACGGTCTCGCAGGGCTCGATCGCCATCAACGGCGTGAGCCTGACGGTGCAGCGGCTCCTGCCTCCCGACGAGGTCGAGATCGCCATCATCCCCTTCACGGCGCAGCACACCAATCTGGGCCGCCTCGAGCCCGGGGCGCGCGTCAACGTGGAGGGGGACCTGATCGCGAAGTACGTGGGTAGGATGCTCGCCCCGCACACCGGGGCCGCGGCGGAACCCGACCCGGCCCGGCCCGCGGGCGATCCGGAGGAGGAACGCACGTGA
- a CDS encoding bifunctional 3,4-dihydroxy-2-butanone-4-phosphate synthase/GTP cyclohydrolase II: MTRFSSVEEAVAAFAEGRMIIVADDESRENEGDLVAAAESITPETVNFMTQHGRGLICVALTRERADELSLPLMTDNNSDPQRTAFTVSVDAHQRFGVTTGISAHDRATTIRLLAEPSTRPDDLRRPGHVFPLRAQPGGVLRRVGQTEAAVDLARLAGLRPVGVICEILNADGTMARRPQLETIAQEYDLPFITVAQLVSYRLGKERLVRRIAEAELPTPHGSFRIIGYANVIDEREHVALVRGDVEGRPDVLVRMHSECLTGDVFGSLRCDCGAQLDAAMARIAAEGQGAIVYLRQEGRGIGLGNKLRAYHLQDRGRDTVEANEELGFAPDLRDYGIGAQILLDLGLSSIRILTNNPKKIVGLEGYGLTVAGREPLHISPDDHNRRYLEAKRAKLGHLL, from the coding sequence GTGACCCGCTTCAGCTCCGTGGAGGAGGCCGTCGCCGCCTTCGCGGAAGGCCGCATGATCATCGTCGCCGACGATGAGAGTCGCGAGAACGAAGGCGACCTGGTCGCCGCGGCCGAGTCGATCACGCCCGAGACGGTCAACTTCATGACCCAACACGGGCGGGGCCTGATCTGCGTGGCCCTCACACGGGAACGGGCGGACGAGCTTTCCCTCCCGTTGATGACCGACAACAACTCCGATCCCCAGCGCACGGCGTTCACCGTCTCGGTCGACGCCCATCAGCGCTTCGGCGTCACCACCGGCATCAGCGCGCACGATCGGGCGACCACCATCCGCCTGCTCGCGGAGCCGTCGACCCGTCCGGACGACCTGCGCCGGCCGGGCCACGTCTTTCCCCTGCGGGCCCAGCCGGGTGGGGTGCTGCGTCGGGTGGGGCAGACGGAGGCCGCCGTGGACCTGGCCCGGCTGGCCGGGCTGCGACCGGTGGGGGTGATCTGCGAGATCCTCAACGCCGACGGCACCATGGCCCGGCGGCCCCAACTCGAGACCATCGCGCAGGAATACGACCTCCCGTTCATCACGGTCGCGCAGCTGGTCTCGTACCGTCTCGGCAAGGAGCGCCTCGTGCGCCGGATCGCCGAGGCGGAGCTGCCCACCCCGCACGGCTCCTTCCGGATCATCGGATACGCCAACGTCATCGACGAGCGCGAGCACGTGGCGCTCGTGCGCGGGGACGTGGAGGGCAGGCCGGACGTCCTGGTGCGGATGCACTCCGAGTGCCTGACCGGAGACGTGTTCGGTTCGCTGCGCTGCGACTGCGGTGCACAGCTGGACGCGGCGATGGCGCGCATCGCCGCGGAAGGGCAGGGGGCCATCGTCTACCTGCGGCAGGAGGGGCGGGGGATCGGCCTCGGGAACAAGCTCCGGGCCTATCACCTGCAGGACCGCGGCCGCGACACCGTGGAGGCCAACGAGGAGCTCGGCTTCGCGCCCGACCTGCGCGACTACGGGATCGGGGCCCAGATCCTGCTGGATCTCGGGCTCAGCTCCATCCGGATCCTGACCAACAATCCCAAGAAGATCGTGGGGCTGGAGGGCTACGGCCTCACGGTCGCCGGCAGGGAGCCGCTGCACATCTCGCCGGATGATCACAACCGGCGCTATCTCGAGGCCAAGCGCGCCAAGCTCGGCCACCTCCTCTGA
- the ribE gene encoding 6,7-dimethyl-8-ribityllumazine synthase, which produces MEFEGRLDGTGRRVAVVVSRFNSLITDALLSGALDALRRHGTADDAVDVVRVPGAWELPGAVARVLERGGYDAVVTLGCVIRGATPHFDYVAGEAARGIGEMARTAPVPITFGVLTTDTLEQALERAGSKAGNKGWDAAVSALEMIGVYAALERDA; this is translated from the coding sequence GTGGAGTTCGAAGGACGACTGGACGGCACCGGCCGCCGCGTGGCCGTGGTGGTGTCCCGCTTCAACAGCCTCATCACCGATGCGCTGCTGTCCGGTGCGCTGGACGCGCTGCGGCGACACGGCACCGCCGACGATGCGGTGGACGTGGTGCGGGTGCCCGGTGCCTGGGAGCTCCCTGGAGCGGTGGCGCGGGTGCTGGAGCGCGGCGGGTATGATGCGGTCGTGACCCTGGGGTGCGTGATCCGCGGTGCCACGCCGCACTTCGACTACGTGGCGGGGGAAGCGGCCCGGGGGATCGGTGAGATGGCGCGGACCGCGCCCGTGCCCATCACGTTCGGCGTGTTGACCACGGACACGCTGGAGCAGGCGCTGGAGCGGGCGGGAAGCAAAGCGGGCAACAAGGGGTGGGACGCAGCCGTCTCGGCGCTCGAGATGATCGGCGTCTATGCTGCCCTGGAGCGTGACGCGTGA
- the nusB gene encoding transcription antitermination factor NusB gives MNRAGRARSHLDRSRARAWAVQVLYQWEMTGAGTPREALADMMRRRHIAPPRVPYLRALVEAYGTSADSIDERLRGALKNWRLERLAALDRAILRVGATELLAMEDVPGNAAIHEAVLLAERYGGPDSPPFVNGVLEALRRLAPEGSLRAP, from the coding sequence GTGAACCGCGCCGGTCGCGCCCGCAGTCATCTGGACCGCAGCCGCGCGCGCGCCTGGGCGGTCCAGGTGCTGTACCAGTGGGAGATGACGGGCGCGGGGACGCCGCGTGAGGCGCTGGCCGACATGATGCGCCGGCGGCACATCGCGCCTCCCCGCGTGCCGTACCTGCGCGCCCTGGTGGAAGCGTACGGCACCTCGGCGGACTCCATCGACGAGCGCCTGCGGGGCGCGCTCAAGAACTGGCGGCTGGAACGGCTCGCCGCCCTCGACCGGGCCATCCTGCGCGTCGGGGCCACGGAGCTGCTGGCCATGGAAGACGTGCCCGGGAACGCCGCCATCCACGAGGCGGTGCTTCTGGCCGAGCGATACGGCGGCCCCGACTCCCCCCCGTTCGTGAACGGCGTGCTCGAAGCGCTCCGCAGGCTCGCGCCCGAGGGCAGCCTACGCGCGCCTTGA
- a CDS encoding glycosyltransferase family 4 protein, translated as MRILVLNWLDRDNPQAGGAELHLHETFGRLVERGHQVDLVCSGWDGAPSDVRLDGIDVHRCGGRYTHALCARGRARALIRERRPDVVVEDLNKIPLFAPLWSEVPVLLLVHHLFGETAFAEAGFPLAATTWLLERPVPRVYANVPVVAVSESTRADLVARGVSATRIAVIPNGLDHDLYRPGPAQDRFPDPTLLCLGRVKRYKRIELTLDALVQVRATIPDARLLVAGTGDHEPALRAYAEGLGLGNAVEFLGFVSEPRKVELLQRAWVHVFTSPKEGWGLTNLEAAACATPSVVSDSPGLRESVLDGRTGWRVPHGDLPALGAALTKALQDGPERARRGQAALEFAARFTWDRTAQEMERALQMAAAVDHP; from the coding sequence TTGAGGATCCTCGTCCTCAACTGGCTCGATCGCGACAATCCCCAGGCGGGCGGAGCCGAGCTGCACCTGCACGAGACCTTCGGCCGTCTCGTCGAGCGGGGCCACCAGGTGGACCTGGTGTGCTCGGGCTGGGACGGGGCCCCGTCGGATGTGCGACTGGACGGCATCGACGTGCACCGCTGCGGAGGCCGGTACACCCACGCGCTGTGCGCGCGCGGGCGCGCCCGCGCGCTGATCCGCGAGCGACGTCCGGACGTCGTCGTCGAGGACCTCAACAAGATCCCGCTCTTCGCGCCGCTGTGGTCGGAGGTGCCGGTGCTGCTGCTCGTGCACCATCTGTTCGGCGAGACCGCGTTCGCCGAAGCGGGCTTCCCTCTGGCTGCGACCACCTGGCTCCTGGAGCGTCCCGTCCCGCGCGTGTATGCGAACGTCCCCGTGGTGGCGGTGTCGGAGAGCACGCGTGCGGACCTGGTGGCGCGCGGCGTGAGCGCCACCCGGATCGCGGTCATCCCCAACGGGCTCGACCACGACCTGTATCGACCGGGGCCTGCGCAGGATCGCTTCCCCGATCCCACGCTCCTGTGCCTGGGCCGGGTCAAGCGCTACAAACGGATCGAGCTGACCCTGGATGCCCTGGTCCAGGTCCGCGCGACGATCCCGGACGCGCGGCTGCTGGTCGCCGGTACGGGTGACCACGAGCCCGCGCTGCGGGCGTACGCAGAGGGGCTCGGGCTCGGGAACGCCGTCGAGTTTCTCGGGTTTGTCTCCGAGCCGCGGAAGGTCGAGCTGCTGCAGAGGGCCTGGGTGCACGTCTTCACGTCCCCCAAGGAAGGGTGGGGGCTGACCAACCTGGAAGCGGCGGCCTGTGCCACCCCGAGCGTGGTCAGCGACTCGCCGGGTCTCCGGGAGTCGGTCCTGGACGGCCGCACCGGGTGGAGGGTCCCGCACGGCGACCTGCCCGCGCTGGGTGCGGCGCTCACCAAGGCGCTCCAGGACGGCCCTGAACGGGCCCGCCGTGGGCAGGCGGCCCTGGAGTTCGCGGCCCGCTTCACGTGGGATCGGACGGCGCAGGAGATGGAACGCGCCCTGCAGATGGCCGCCGCGGTGGACCATCCATAG
- the raiA gene encoding ribosome-associated translation inhibitor RaiA — protein sequence MQVRISSRRCEVPEAAKRRAEQRIQKMVRYDARLSAAEVVFSEERHVRKVEGILSLDGSEPLVATGEGDQFLEAVDRLCERLNRRLRRRRAALKERRVGSGDGSV from the coding sequence ATGCAGGTTCGGATCAGCAGCCGGAGATGTGAGGTCCCGGAGGCCGCCAAACGGCGGGCCGAGCAGCGGATCCAGAAGATGGTCCGCTACGACGCCCGCCTGAGCGCCGCCGAGGTGGTGTTCTCGGAGGAGCGCCACGTGCGCAAGGTCGAGGGCATCCTCTCGCTGGACGGTTCCGAGCCCCTGGTGGCCACGGGGGAGGGCGACCAGTTCCTGGAGGCGGTCGATCGCCTGTGCGAGCGCCTCAATCGTCGCCTCCGACGCCGGAGGGCGGCGCTCAAGGAGCGGCGCGTCGGGTCCGGGGACGGGAGCGTGTGA
- the hprK gene encoding HPr(Ser) kinase/phosphatase, with amino-acid sequence MTPSLTVEELVRARSEVLDLTPLNPGVALDRPIRDPDVSGPGLALAGFFERFPADRVQVFGETEMKYLATLSADVAEARIRDLFGHGMPAAFVSKGLEVADWFVEAATAQGVPLFRSPLPTREVFRIVAPWVEGGLAPSEALHGSLADVYGVGLLFTGDSGVGKSECVLDLVERGHRLVADDMVIAARRGRTVLIGRAHDRQGHHMEIRGVGIIDVQALFGIRAIRQQKRIEVVVNLALWNAETTYDRTGLQRSSRTILGVTLPEITIPLNPGKNVTVISEVVAMDHLLRYSGVDSAQAFDRRLRAAMAPVREYLEEDYE; translated from the coding sequence GTGACCCCTTCGCTGACCGTCGAGGAGCTCGTCCGGGCGCGCTCGGAGGTCCTCGATCTGACGCCCCTCAACCCGGGGGTCGCACTCGACCGACCCATCCGCGATCCGGACGTCTCGGGTCCCGGCCTCGCGTTGGCGGGGTTCTTCGAGCGCTTCCCGGCCGATCGCGTGCAGGTGTTCGGCGAGACCGAGATGAAGTACCTGGCCACGCTTTCGGCAGACGTCGCCGAAGCCCGCATCCGGGATCTCTTCGGGCACGGCATGCCGGCGGCCTTCGTCAGCAAAGGCCTGGAGGTGGCGGACTGGTTCGTGGAGGCGGCCACGGCCCAGGGGGTGCCCCTGTTCCGCTCTCCGCTCCCGACGCGGGAGGTGTTCCGGATCGTGGCGCCCTGGGTGGAGGGTGGCCTGGCCCCGTCCGAGGCCCTGCACGGATCGCTCGCCGACGTCTACGGCGTGGGCTTGCTGTTCACCGGGGACTCCGGCGTCGGCAAGTCCGAATGCGTGCTCGATCTCGTGGAGCGTGGGCATCGCCTGGTCGCCGACGACATGGTCATCGCCGCTCGTCGGGGACGCACGGTGCTCATCGGTCGTGCGCACGATCGCCAGGGCCACCACATGGAGATCCGCGGCGTCGGCATCATCGACGTGCAGGCGCTCTTCGGGATCCGCGCCATCCGCCAGCAGAAGCGCATCGAGGTCGTCGTGAACCTGGCGTTGTGGAACGCCGAGACCACCTACGATCGCACGGGTCTGCAGCGGAGCTCCCGCACCATCCTCGGCGTCACGCTTCCCGAGATCACGATCCCTCTGAATCCGGGAAAGAACGTCACCGTGATCTCCGAGGTCGTGGCCATGGACCACCTGCTGCGCTACTCGGGGGTGGATTCGGCCCAGGCGTTCGACCGGCGCCTCCGCGCGGCCATGGCTCCCGTGCGCGAGTACCTCGAGGAGGACTATGAGTGA